The DNA region gtttttgttttgttggtttGCTGCACCAGGACCTGCCACTAGGTGGCGTTTtgtaatttaacatttaaattattGTGTCACAATATCGATTCAAAGCAATTAAAATCTTTCACTTGAAACTTGTCCTGCTGTGCTGCCTCACCTAATGATATACACCCACGTGGTTGCTCATCCACAGTGCACTGGCCTTTACATTAGATTCGCTGTCACATCGTTATTTTTAAATAGCACTACATGTGCATGTCAAAatcacaacaaaataaaacacagggcgacaaccccccccccccctccaacattTCAGAAAATGAAGCACCCATCTAACAACCAAACGTGGGCACAGAACTCATATTTGCAGGGGTTATGCATCAGAGTACAAATGATTGAGTTAATCTGCCGATCTCACCATTATAAGCAAACCaaaatttgttttctttcaacaCCAGACTGCGAACCCCTTTGCAGATTCTTCATCACTGTTGTGGCGCAGACGTCAGCTGCAGACAGCTCTGGAAACCGAAAGAGCTCAACCCCTGAAAAAGCAGataaagaaacattttaaaaatatacacagCATGTCTGTGAACCTGCTAGCTGACACTGCGAGCCTTAAACTCAACACGTTTCGATTACGTTGAATACCAAACAATGAAAAACGAACCAACTGTCCTACCTGGTGACCCGGCAGTGTCGTGTCTGGACGTAGACCCCGGTGTAggtcacatcacacctcactACGTTGTTGGTAAAGTCTGACTCCAGGACAAGGAAACTGGGATTTACAGTAACCTGCAAGTCACACCCCAATTAAGCAGCTCTCCTGTACATTCAACTAATAAATATCCATACTGAGGAATAACCTGGTCTaaatttcatttctctttttaccTTTAAGATGTAGTTTCCAGGAGGAACATCGGTGATGTCGATCCACTGACAGTCAATGTTGGCGGCATATATGTCAAAGCATCCTGGACTCAGTCCCTGAGAACACACGCGCCCAGCCACTATGGTAAACTCTTTTTTGACTTTATTGTCACCTTATAGTGTTTTTAAAAGATTCAGACTTGGGATTTAGCACCAGTTCTTTGGGAGGAAAGTTATAAAAACACATATTTGCCTGTTGCTATTTGACTCCAATCATCCTTAAATGCTTTATAGATAATGTGGTATTACCTGCGTGTGGGACGTGCAAGCGTAGCGCCGCCTGAATCCTGGATCACAGCCTGTGTCCTCTAGGCAGAAACTGGCCTTGTGTCCTTCCGCAACTTTGAGTCCAGTGACGGAGTCGAGGAGGTCGTAGTTGCTGAACGCGTCCATGCTGTGGTAGTGTCTATGAGCAGATTCCATTTGATCTGAGAAATGCTTCCAAGTTTTACTTTTATGCCATTCCTTAGTTCCAAATAAGGGAAAATTACACACATAATCATCTACAATAAAAGGCTATGAAGCAGGCgtggtgtttatttttaactggAGGTTAAAGGTTAGACTCTTACGTTCACAAAATAAGTCCAAAAGAACTAAAATCTTACCAGACATGCTTGGAGTCCTATTAAGCATTTGATGGTCAACAATACCCAGCTGGCTTAAAATCCATGAATGAAGATGCGTTTAAGTTTTATGAAATTTCCCATTTAAGAGGGTTTTAACTCACTGGTGGCAACTGTGCCAGTCCCACTGATATCTTGGCTTGACAGGAAGGAAGTCACCAGTGCCCTGGTTCTTCACTTTCTGGGGGAAACGCAGGAGGACCCTGAAGTCGATGTCTCTCACAGTTGGTCCATAAGCTGACCTTGGATGGAACACAGGAGACACTGACACAACCATGGAAAAGCCTCAGCTGGACATAAATTGTTCAAAGATAATGGCGTGTGGAGAGTTTATTCCATTGTGCTCAACGATTCTTGGAAAGGTTATTCAGAACATGTGTGTCTCGGCACCGCTCCAACAACCATTAGTAACCAGAACGTTTACCCCAAAGAATTATCGGTAGAGGAAATTTAAACCCACCGTAAAACAACCCAAACGTCGCGGTGAAGCAAATTAGCCTTTGGTGAGCAGTAAAACCAACGGAAatacccgtgtgtgtgtgtgtgtgtgtgtcacacttGGACCACCGCAGCTGATACCTGGCCAGGCAGTTCTCCTCAGCAGCGCAGCGGAGCGCGTACATTTGCATTCGTTGGATGTAGGTACCTGCTTGGATTGCATATGGGTCTGGTTCCAGATCTGGCAGACCTGGCGCAGGAAAATAAGGCGCAAATCAAGtatgaataattaaaaacaaaccctaCTCGGGTTAAGAAAGTTTATTCATCCAAACACCAAATTATATGGATGAGGCACTTGCCGTTTTGGAAATATCTCGTCCCGTATCCCAGACTGGGTGGATGGCGTGTGCGGCTGCTGGCGGGATACATGTTGTATAACACCGAATTCCTGTGGTTTTTAAAGGGGCTTCGAGGGTCGTCGTTAACCATGTTCTCTTCATAACCGAGTGCTTCGTTTGGAGCATCTTGATAGAATGGACCGGGGGCCACAGACCGTTCCTCCGGGGCCGGTTGCCTGGACTCGGACATCGCCTCTGGCACCTCGTGTAACTCTTGGTTCTGAGGGCTTGCCCCTTCTTCTCTAGCATGCAGGGAAGTGGCATCCACACCTGAGGCGTTGTTACTGCTGGGCTGTTCGGTGCGGATGCGTCGCGCCCCCGGATGCCCCGCAGCCTCTGATCCGCCGGGGTGTCTGATCTGCGCTTCATCCTGTCCGTGCGCCGGAGAAGTGCCGAGATCTGCAGAGGGGTCGGTCCACAGCTGACTGGTGCCGGGGTCATCCCTCTTTCTACTGCTCACGTAAACCCTCGGCTGGTTCCTTGACCGAACCGGGGCTTGGTATTCTGACCCGGTGCTGAGTAAACTGTAAACCTGCCCGTTGTTTTCCCATTGGAAGCGATGCCGCCACGGGCCGGCAGCGCGCCGCTGCTCCTGTCCAGAGATGATGGGGATTAGTCCTTGAGAAAAGTATAAAACTAAAAGTGACCATTTTGCCATGACTGTTAAGACTAAATAAACTATAAATAGATCCCCCTTGATCGCTGACACGTAGATATTGATAAAATCACGCGTTAACTGGTCTTAAAATGAACCGCATGTCAATTGAGGGCCGAACaagtggagaaggagaggatGGCCGGGAACTTTCGGGGGTTGTTTATCGAATTCACACTTACTGAGACACAGTCAAATCCTAGAAGAATTAACCCCTGCCTTGCTGTGGCTGAGTGGAGATACCCGAGGCTGAGAGAGGGGCGCGCTATGTAAATTTTACAGGCGGGCGTGAACTGAAGTCGCCAGAATGTTTGCATTCAGTGGGTATTTTCAAGAAGTGCTGGACCGAATGGAGGACAAAATGTGGCATTTTCTTTGTGCATTGACAGCAGCAACTTTGGTGGGGTTCCTCTAATGTTGGTTCCtgtggtgtttatttatttatttatttttaatgtcagtATCAGTAACCCATCTGCAACCAAGCAACATCCTGCGACACACACGTTCCACCACACCGGGGCAGGCTGCACCCATCAGAACATGAAAGATAAGTTTAAATACTTTTTCTCACGAGAGGATACGGATCAATCCTCAGATGTCGATCTACAGAGAGAAGATCTTTCCCCCTCTTTCCCCCTTTAAATGATtgtaaatgttacatttaatcAAAGAAGCAACGCTGCGTTATGGGTGACCATTCTGTTGATCCAATATCAACCTTCTGTTAAAAGACTCCTGAAAATGATAAAGATTCCAAATCGCTTTGAAAAACGacgacacatgcagaacactgTCTTGGGTATTCTCAGcaataaaatgctaaaataaataacatttttaaatgttggcaGTTGTTGGTCATTTCTTATAAAATTCACCTCTATGCTGAGAAACTACATTTTCAACGTGGGCATAAATGTTAATATAAATCATACGATTTCCAAAGCTTATCCATAAATTTGAAAAGCCCCACACTCATTTACAGAAGATTTTGCTATTTGAAGCCTCTACAGCGTAGCACCAAAAAGGGCATGAGGATGGTGAGAATGCATTTCTATTCTTAGTCAAAGAGACCTCCCCCCATCTCATCCAGGGTCCCGCCCTGCCCAGCACTGTGCCAAAGTCCAGATTTATAAGAGCTGCAGAACCTTGGTACTGGTTTGGCACAAGACTTAACCGAGCAGGACATTTAACCCAGACAATTTAGCCAGTAAGTATTGAGTCTTTCTTGTGTGTCTGAACTGGAagtaaacaaaacacaacaaatgttGCCACCAAAACTAATCTGTAGTGTAAGATAGCAGTGCttggaataaaataaacagtttcTGGTTGTTTTCTTGGCACACCTGCAACAGCAGAAACTCTCCCTGTGTGAAAGACTAATTCTTCTACGCTTTGAATATATCTTATTCCATGAATCTAGGTGTCCCAGGGCTGCTCACAGCTTTGCCTCTTGTGAGATTTAAAGAAGATGATGGTCTTAAAATGGTTTTACTACAAGAGCACTGAACACCCCCCGTACAAGGAATATACCTGTTGTCTTCCCTTGAGGCCTCACAAAGCAAGTCTGAGGAGGTTACAACTAAATGATAGAGCCAGAGGGTTTACCACAGATCATGGGGAGACAAAACAGGTGAGATGCTGAAAGAAAAGAACTTGCACTTTGCTGTGGGACACTCGCTTACATGGACATTAGCTTTCctgccccccaaaaaacacaaaaaagctAAATTCTGTTCTGTAATCTGGCATAAATCATGTCTAATAAATGATGAATTGTGCATTATGTTGACAGGTTGTTGAAAAATGAGCTTTGCCTTACGTGAACCATCTTTGAGAGAAGGACACAGCTACAGTTCGTCTTACTTTACCCAGATATTAAATATAGTCGCTACTTATATGACTAAGCATTGGGAAACTAACTGAGCTATTAAAAACTAACCAGCAGACCTACAGTCCAGTTCAAAACTTATATCCCTCCTCGTGAAGTGATGAAGTGTAATAATTTGCCTGATATGGATGCAAATTCACTCATTTTGGTTTTTCAATCATTGTCTCTTTTGTGCAAAATAGACTTCAGGACCATAAAAACAGACTGCAGAGTTAATCTAGAAACACACAGGGTTTTTATTGGAATACAAATTCCCTACAGGGCAATATAGTAAAGTAGAAGCTGTCTTGACtcataaaattttaattttgagCTGATACAACTGGGTAATTGTAAATAATCCACTGCTAGTGATCGCTAACATCAAGTGTTACTCAGCGATGACTTTAGCCATTCATATATGTTCAGCTCAGTGAGCCAAAAATATTCCTGTCATCTCTTCA from Takifugu flavidus isolate HTHZ2018 chromosome 15, ASM371156v2, whole genome shotgun sequence includes:
- the LOC130538654 gene encoding protein-lysine 6-oxidase-like — translated: MAKWSLLVLYFSQGLIPIISGQEQRRAAGPWRHRFQWENNGQVYSLLSTGSEYQAPVRSRNQPRVYVSSRKRDDPGTSQLWTDPSADLGTSPAHGQDEAQIRHPGGSEAAGHPGARRIRTEQPSSNNASGVDATSLHAREEGASPQNQELHEVPEAMSESRQPAPEERSVAPGPFYQDAPNEALGYEENMVNDDPRSPFKNHRNSVLYNMYPASSRTRHPPSLGYGTRYFQNGLPDLEPDPYAIQAGTYIQRMQMYALRCAAEENCLARSAYGPTVRDIDFRVLLRFPQKVKNQGTGDFLPVKPRYQWDWHSCHQHYHSMDAFSNYDLLDSVTGLKVAEGHKASFCLEDTGCDPGFRRRYACTSHTQGLSPGCFDIYAANIDCQWIDITDVPPGNYILKVTVNPSFLVLESDFTNNVVRCDVTYTGVYVQTRHCRVTRG